From Thunnus maccoyii chromosome 21, fThuMac1.1, whole genome shotgun sequence, the proteins below share one genomic window:
- the kif9 gene encoding kinesin-like protein KIF9 isoform X1, translating into MKAHSSEVTVFVRIRPTANFAKDLIECLPDGQTVNIYHKKDCRKLHDSKKGQRSSWSFRLQGVLQDVSQEEVYAQVCQRVVLGTLDGYNGTVMCFGQTGAGKTYTMTGSTESYKQRGIIPRALQEVFQEVEKRTEHAFSVHLSYLEIYNETLVDLLSSLQGSPHLSPRDMVVMEEPGRGVFIRGLSLHPVHSEEEALNLLFEGEMNRIIGCHTLNRNSSRSHCIFTVHIESRSRTLSDAKYIASKLNLVDLAGSERLGKTGSEGQMLKEAMYINKSLSFLEQAILALGDRRRDHVPFRQTKLTHALKDSLGGNCNTVLVANIYGEAAQIKETLSTLRFASRMKCVRTDPAVNEHMDPAIQIKKLQKEVQRLKEELSIYNTLVNRPSITYEPLSEAQLAEIHSQVQSYLNGSLKEISIISIRQVQAVFAQFKLAVHEQEQKVKAQLCQTYNLVNRDQTANTATIKTLKELDTRSSTEDVEASSFGVAAQSPKNTQRSSSTKAKTKKSREKQSQNKRQGEGSPVSRKRVESASKTKPNPVQTPEKEQESQEADTESQDTQESQPPANEPLQTDSPPSKAEAFEDFKIGQGSHINCILKENKAMLLERRSLLRQLTEEVNTVKREIDCTTATIQQQKYMTGGQGQYFSMEGEPDATLLLQLRELKAHYRQRYKALRDIKAEVNYCQHLVDQCRLRLLSEFENWYKKSFLLTEEELNVNLDKTEAQEEDGQQCLERLQFELLAEDPSAESFCNARYRTQKRRNSRALSFTPVQRNTSAGPGQRRLPPILPVT; encoded by the exons ATGAAGGCTCACAGTAGTGAGGTCACAGTGTTTGTCCGGATCAGACCAACGGCAAACTTTGCCAAAGACCTCATTGAATGTCTTCCTGACGGGCAG ACAGTAAACATCTATCATAAAAAAGACTGCAGGAAGCTCCATGATTCCAAGAAAGGTCAGCGGAGCTCCTGGTCGTTCCGGCTGCAAGGAGTCCTGCAGGATGTGTCCCAGGAGGAAGTATATGCCCAAGTGTGCCAACGGGTGGTACTGGGAACACTGGACGGCTATAATG GTACTGTGATGTGCTTTGGGCAGACAGGTGCAGGAAAAACGTACACCATGACAGGATCCACAGAATCATACAAGCAGCGAGGCATCATTCCTCGGGCCCTTCAGGAG GTGTTTCAGGAGGTGGAGAAGAGGACTGAGCATGCTTTCTCTGTGCACCTGTCCTACCTGGAAATCTACAATGAGACCCTGGTGGACCTGCTGTCTTCACTGCAAGGCTCACCACACCTGTCTCCTCGAGATATGGTGGTGATGGAGGAGCCGGGCAGAGGGGTTTTCATCAGAGGTCTGTCTCTTCATCCAGTCCACAGCGAAGAGGAGGCCCTCAACCTGCTATTTGAG GGAGAGATGAATCGCATTATTGGATGTCATACCCTGAACAGGAACTCCTCCAGGTCCCACTGTATCTTCACTGTGCATATAGAG TCTCGCTCGCGGACTCTTTCTGACGCCAAGTACATCGCCTCCAAGCTGAATCTGGTGGATCTGGCTGGGTCTGAGAGGCTGGGAAAGACAGGG TCAGAGGGTCAGATGTTAAAGGAAGCCATGTACATCAACAAGTCTTTGTCGTTCCTGGAACAGGCCATCCTGGCTCTGGGAGACCGTCGCAGAGACCACGTCCCCTTCAGACAAACCAAGCTAACACATGCCCTTAAAGACTCACTGG GAGGGAACTGCAACACTGTGCTTGTGGCCAACATCTATGGTGAGGCTGCACAGATAAAAGAAACA CTCTCTACTCTGCGTTTTGCCAGCAGAATGAAATGTGTCCGGACTGACCCTGCTGTTAATGAACACATGGATCCAGCA ATTCAGATCAAGAAACTTCAGAAGGAGGTCCAGAGGCTGAAAGAGGAACTGTCCATCTACAATACGCTG GTGAACCGTCCAAGCATCACATACGAGCCGTTATCTGAGGCCCAGCTGGCTGAAATCCACAGCCAGGTTCAGAGTTACCTCAATGGAAGTCTGAAGGAAATCAGT ATTATCAGTATCAGGCAGGTCCAAGCAGTGTTCGCCCAGTTCAAACTTGCTGTGCA CGAACAGGAGCAGAAGGTGAAGGCTCAGCTATGCCAGACCTACAACTTGGTGAACCGAGACCAAACTGCTAACACAGCCACAATCAAG ACTCTTAAGGAGTTGGATACCAGAAGCAGCACTGAGGACGTGGAGGCTAGCAGCTTTGGGGTGGCTGCCCAGTCTCCGAAAAACACCCAACGTTCAAGTTCCACCAAAGCCAAAACTAAGAAGTCCAGGGAAAAACAGAG CCAAAACAAGAGACAGGGAGAAGGGAGTCCGGTTTCAAGGAAGCGTGTGGAGAGTGCGTCCAAAACGAAGCCGAACCCCGTCCAGACGCCCGAGAAAGAGCAGGAGTCACAAGAAGCAGACACTGAGAGCCAAGACACACAGGAGTCACAACCACCAGCCAATGAACCATTGCAAAcaga CTCTCCTCCATCCAAAGCAGAGGCCTTTGAGGATTTTAAGATTGGACAAGGCAGCCACATCAACTGTATCCTTAAGGAGAACAAGGCCATGCTGCTGGAACGCCGCAGTCTTCTTCGACAGCTCACTGAGGAGGTCAACACTGTCAAAAGAGAGATCGATTGCACCACGGCAACCATACAGCAGCAAAAGTATATGACAGGAGGCCAAG GTCAGTATTTCAGTATGGAGGGGGAGCCAGATGCCActttattgttgcagctcagaGAGCTGAAGGCTCACTACCGGCAGAGATACAAGGCACTGCGCGACATCAAGGCAGAGGTCAACTACTGCCAACACCTTGTGGACCAGTGTAGGCTGCGCCTTCTCTCTG AATTTGAGAACTGGTATAAGAAGTCTTTCCTGTTAACTGAGGAGGAGCTGAACGTAAATTTGGACAAGACTGAGGCACAA GAAGAGGATGGCCAGCAGTGTTTGGAGCGGCTGCAGTTTGAGCTTCTGGCAGAAGACCCCAGCGCTGAGTCTTTCTGCAACGCCCGCTACAGGACACAGAAACGG AGGAATAGCAGAGCGCTGTCCTTTACTCCAGTGCAGAGGAACACGTCCGCTGGGCCCGGACAGAGACGGCTCCCTCCTATTCTACCTGTTACCTAA
- the kif9 gene encoding kinesin-like protein KIF9 isoform X2: MPGCSMPPSDHWKTVNIYHKKDCRKLHDSKKGQRSSWSFRLQGVLQDVSQEEVYAQVCQRVVLGTLDGYNGTVMCFGQTGAGKTYTMTGSTESYKQRGIIPRALQEVFQEVEKRTEHAFSVHLSYLEIYNETLVDLLSSLQGSPHLSPRDMVVMEEPGRGVFIRGLSLHPVHSEEEALNLLFEGEMNRIIGCHTLNRNSSRSHCIFTVHIESRSRTLSDAKYIASKLNLVDLAGSERLGKTGSEGQMLKEAMYINKSLSFLEQAILALGDRRRDHVPFRQTKLTHALKDSLGGNCNTVLVANIYGEAAQIKETLSTLRFASRMKCVRTDPAVNEHMDPAIQIKKLQKEVQRLKEELSIYNTLVNRPSITYEPLSEAQLAEIHSQVQSYLNGSLKEISIISIRQVQAVFAQFKLAVHEQEQKVKAQLCQTYNLVNRDQTANTATIKTLKELDTRSSTEDVEASSFGVAAQSPKNTQRSSSTKAKTKKSREKQSQNKRQGEGSPVSRKRVESASKTKPNPVQTPEKEQESQEADTESQDTQESQPPANEPLQTDSPPSKAEAFEDFKIGQGSHINCILKENKAMLLERRSLLRQLTEEVNTVKREIDCTTATIQQQKYMTGGQGQYFSMEGEPDATLLLQLRELKAHYRQRYKALRDIKAEVNYCQHLVDQCRLRLLSEFENWYKKSFLLTEEELNVNLDKTEAQEEDGQQCLERLQFELLAEDPSAESFCNARYRTQKRRNSRALSFTPVQRNTSAGPGQRRLPPILPVT; the protein is encoded by the exons ACAGTAAACATCTATCATAAAAAAGACTGCAGGAAGCTCCATGATTCCAAGAAAGGTCAGCGGAGCTCCTGGTCGTTCCGGCTGCAAGGAGTCCTGCAGGATGTGTCCCAGGAGGAAGTATATGCCCAAGTGTGCCAACGGGTGGTACTGGGAACACTGGACGGCTATAATG GTACTGTGATGTGCTTTGGGCAGACAGGTGCAGGAAAAACGTACACCATGACAGGATCCACAGAATCATACAAGCAGCGAGGCATCATTCCTCGGGCCCTTCAGGAG GTGTTTCAGGAGGTGGAGAAGAGGACTGAGCATGCTTTCTCTGTGCACCTGTCCTACCTGGAAATCTACAATGAGACCCTGGTGGACCTGCTGTCTTCACTGCAAGGCTCACCACACCTGTCTCCTCGAGATATGGTGGTGATGGAGGAGCCGGGCAGAGGGGTTTTCATCAGAGGTCTGTCTCTTCATCCAGTCCACAGCGAAGAGGAGGCCCTCAACCTGCTATTTGAG GGAGAGATGAATCGCATTATTGGATGTCATACCCTGAACAGGAACTCCTCCAGGTCCCACTGTATCTTCACTGTGCATATAGAG TCTCGCTCGCGGACTCTTTCTGACGCCAAGTACATCGCCTCCAAGCTGAATCTGGTGGATCTGGCTGGGTCTGAGAGGCTGGGAAAGACAGGG TCAGAGGGTCAGATGTTAAAGGAAGCCATGTACATCAACAAGTCTTTGTCGTTCCTGGAACAGGCCATCCTGGCTCTGGGAGACCGTCGCAGAGACCACGTCCCCTTCAGACAAACCAAGCTAACACATGCCCTTAAAGACTCACTGG GAGGGAACTGCAACACTGTGCTTGTGGCCAACATCTATGGTGAGGCTGCACAGATAAAAGAAACA CTCTCTACTCTGCGTTTTGCCAGCAGAATGAAATGTGTCCGGACTGACCCTGCTGTTAATGAACACATGGATCCAGCA ATTCAGATCAAGAAACTTCAGAAGGAGGTCCAGAGGCTGAAAGAGGAACTGTCCATCTACAATACGCTG GTGAACCGTCCAAGCATCACATACGAGCCGTTATCTGAGGCCCAGCTGGCTGAAATCCACAGCCAGGTTCAGAGTTACCTCAATGGAAGTCTGAAGGAAATCAGT ATTATCAGTATCAGGCAGGTCCAAGCAGTGTTCGCCCAGTTCAAACTTGCTGTGCA CGAACAGGAGCAGAAGGTGAAGGCTCAGCTATGCCAGACCTACAACTTGGTGAACCGAGACCAAACTGCTAACACAGCCACAATCAAG ACTCTTAAGGAGTTGGATACCAGAAGCAGCACTGAGGACGTGGAGGCTAGCAGCTTTGGGGTGGCTGCCCAGTCTCCGAAAAACACCCAACGTTCAAGTTCCACCAAAGCCAAAACTAAGAAGTCCAGGGAAAAACAGAG CCAAAACAAGAGACAGGGAGAAGGGAGTCCGGTTTCAAGGAAGCGTGTGGAGAGTGCGTCCAAAACGAAGCCGAACCCCGTCCAGACGCCCGAGAAAGAGCAGGAGTCACAAGAAGCAGACACTGAGAGCCAAGACACACAGGAGTCACAACCACCAGCCAATGAACCATTGCAAAcaga CTCTCCTCCATCCAAAGCAGAGGCCTTTGAGGATTTTAAGATTGGACAAGGCAGCCACATCAACTGTATCCTTAAGGAGAACAAGGCCATGCTGCTGGAACGCCGCAGTCTTCTTCGACAGCTCACTGAGGAGGTCAACACTGTCAAAAGAGAGATCGATTGCACCACGGCAACCATACAGCAGCAAAAGTATATGACAGGAGGCCAAG GTCAGTATTTCAGTATGGAGGGGGAGCCAGATGCCActttattgttgcagctcagaGAGCTGAAGGCTCACTACCGGCAGAGATACAAGGCACTGCGCGACATCAAGGCAGAGGTCAACTACTGCCAACACCTTGTGGACCAGTGTAGGCTGCGCCTTCTCTCTG AATTTGAGAACTGGTATAAGAAGTCTTTCCTGTTAACTGAGGAGGAGCTGAACGTAAATTTGGACAAGACTGAGGCACAA GAAGAGGATGGCCAGCAGTGTTTGGAGCGGCTGCAGTTTGAGCTTCTGGCAGAAGACCCCAGCGCTGAGTCTTTCTGCAACGCCCGCTACAGGACACAGAAACGG AGGAATAGCAGAGCGCTGTCCTTTACTCCAGTGCAGAGGAACACGTCCGCTGGGCCCGGACAGAGACGGCTCCCTCCTATTCTACCTGTTACCTAA